A single Streptomyces mirabilis DNA region contains:
- a CDS encoding diacylglycerol/lipid kinase family protein, which produces MAGGLVWGAAAAALGASGNRTARRAALRGIGTVAIASAVTRVLARPAARKAQPLDAAGRVASAAAFAAGVLLEAPRYGLFAVPGAAALTVARTRSGARRPGDMAVGVAIGVGAAALTARWWPVKPEAAAAAAPPRRPAPALPGGAGLHIVVNPSSGLSWSADTPDASAYLRAALPKAEITVPQEDQDLVELLEQAARRAKDEGGALGACGGDGTINAATEIAARLGLPLAVFPGGTFNHFAVDLGNQTLEDVVRAVQAGDAVVTDLGRARAPGGPEQVFLNTFSLGVYSDLVGAREKLEQRIGKWPALVVGLARVLAKGSPVTVSVNGRPKRLWLLFAGNGIYHPAGFAPNYRTQLDDGLLDVRAVDAGTPLARTRLLLAVLTGTLHNSRVLTTAQVRSLRLEVLHGDPRFSYDGEVTRVAEPRLVLDKLTRAVTLYRPAEKDQWLR; this is translated from the coding sequence GTGGCGGGCGGACTCGTGTGGGGCGCCGCCGCCGCGGCCCTCGGCGCGTCAGGGAACCGGACCGCGCGCCGGGCCGCGCTGCGCGGCATCGGCACCGTCGCCATCGCCTCGGCCGTGACCCGCGTGCTGGCGCGCCCGGCGGCCCGCAAGGCACAGCCGCTCGACGCGGCCGGCCGAGTCGCGTCGGCCGCCGCGTTCGCCGCCGGTGTCCTGCTCGAAGCGCCCCGGTACGGCCTGTTCGCGGTGCCCGGCGCCGCGGCACTGACCGTGGCCCGCACGCGCTCGGGGGCCCGGCGCCCGGGCGACATGGCCGTGGGCGTCGCGATCGGCGTCGGCGCAGCCGCGCTGACCGCCCGCTGGTGGCCCGTCAAACCGGAGGCGGCGGCCGCGGCGGCACCCCCGCGGCGGCCCGCTCCCGCGCTGCCCGGGGGCGCCGGACTGCACATCGTGGTCAACCCGTCCTCCGGGCTCTCGTGGAGCGCCGACACCCCCGACGCGAGCGCGTATCTGCGCGCCGCGCTGCCCAAGGCCGAGATCACGGTGCCGCAGGAGGACCAGGACCTGGTGGAACTCCTGGAACAGGCCGCCCGGCGGGCCAAGGACGAGGGCGGCGCCCTCGGCGCCTGCGGCGGCGACGGCACGATCAACGCCGCGACGGAGATCGCCGCCCGGCTCGGCCTGCCGCTCGCGGTGTTCCCCGGCGGCACCTTCAACCACTTCGCCGTCGACCTCGGCAACCAGACCCTGGAGGACGTCGTACGAGCCGTGCAGGCGGGCGACGCGGTCGTCACGGACCTCGGGCGAGCCCGCGCCCCCGGCGGACCGGAGCAGGTGTTCCTCAACACCTTCAGCCTCGGCGTCTACTCGGATCTGGTGGGGGCCCGGGAGAAGCTGGAGCAGCGGATCGGGAAGTGGCCCGCGCTGGTGGTCGGACTGGCCAGGGTCCTCGCCAAGGGCAGCCCCGTGACCGTCTCGGTCAACGGCCGCCCCAAGCGACTGTGGCTCCTCTTCGCGGGCAACGGCATCTACCACCCCGCCGGATTCGCCCCCAATTACCGCACCCAACTCGACGACGGACTGCTCGACGTCCGTGCCGTCGACGCTGGCACCCCGCTGGCCAGGACCCGGCTGCTGCTCGCCGTCCTGACCGGCACCCTGCACAACAGCCGGGTCCTCACCACGGCGCAGGTGCGGAGCCTGCGGCTCGAAGTGCTGCACGGCGACCCGCGGTTCTCGTACGACGGCGAAGTGACCCGGGTCGCGGAGCCGAGGCTGGTGCTCGACAAACTGACACGGGCAGTGACGCTGTACCGGCCCGCGGAGAAGGACCAGTGGCTGCGGTGA
- a CDS encoding MarR family winged helix-turn-helix transcriptional regulator — translation MPRSIRPPVSRDEAAHTLDAVSELLELLWGRGQESAPSGPVPPSQLRALIVIEQGGSMNLRSLGDALASRPSSVSRLCDRMEAVGLIRRVPSSTSRREVEVGLSPLGEQVLRELRDHRAREVRAVLEQMSSADVARLTEGLEAFRATALDQLEERSGRSGRAPGHATGTG, via the coding sequence GTGCCTCGCTCGATCCGTCCACCCGTCTCCCGAGACGAAGCCGCGCACACGCTCGACGCCGTCTCGGAGCTCCTCGAACTCCTGTGGGGTCGAGGGCAGGAGTCCGCGCCGTCCGGACCGGTGCCGCCCTCTCAGCTACGGGCCCTGATCGTGATCGAGCAGGGCGGGTCCATGAATCTTCGCTCGCTCGGTGACGCCCTGGCCTCGCGTCCCTCCTCGGTCAGCCGTCTGTGTGACCGGATGGAGGCAGTCGGCCTGATCCGCAGAGTGCCGAGCTCGACGAGCCGGCGCGAGGTCGAGGTCGGCCTCAGCCCGCTCGGGGAGCAGGTGCTGCGCGAACTCCGGGACCACCGCGCGCGCGAGGTGCGGGCCGTGCTGGAGCAGATGTCCTCGGCGGACGTCGCCCGGCTCACCGAAGGCCTCGAAGCGTTCCGGGCGACCGCGCTGGACCAGCTCGAAGAGCGCTCCGGCCGGTCCGGCCGGGCGCCCGGGCATGCGACCGGTACCGGTTAG
- a CDS encoding ClpP family protease, with protein sequence MGTYTIPNVVERTPQGERSYDVFSRLLSERIIFLGTEIDDGVANVVIAQLLHLESSNPENEIAIYINSPGGSFTSLMAIYDTMTFVQAPISTFCVGQAASTAAVLLAGGDPGRRFVLEHARVLLGQPASGGRQGTVSDLALQAKEMLRIRAQVEEVLSRHTHHDAPTLRADMDRDKVFTAQEAVAYGLADEVLSRRLATV encoded by the coding sequence ATGGGTACGTACACGATTCCGAACGTCGTCGAGCGGACCCCGCAGGGCGAGCGGTCCTACGACGTCTTCAGCCGGCTGCTGTCCGAGCGGATCATCTTTCTCGGCACCGAGATCGACGACGGGGTCGCCAACGTCGTCATCGCGCAACTCCTCCATCTGGAGTCGTCGAACCCGGAGAACGAGATCGCGATCTACATCAACTCGCCCGGTGGGTCGTTCACTTCGCTCATGGCGATCTACGACACGATGACGTTCGTACAGGCGCCGATCTCGACGTTCTGCGTCGGCCAGGCGGCCTCCACGGCGGCGGTGCTGCTGGCCGGCGGCGATCCCGGGCGTCGGTTCGTGCTGGAGCACGCGCGTGTGCTGCTCGGCCAGCCCGCGAGCGGCGGCCGGCAGGGGACGGTGTCCGACCTCGCCCTCCAGGCCAAGGAGATGCTCCGTATCCGCGCCCAGGTCGAGGAGGTCCTCTCCCGGCACACGCACCACGACGCGCCGACCCTGCGCGCGGACATGGACCGCGACAAGGTGTTCACCGCACAGGAGGCCGTGGCGTACGGACTCGCGGACGAGGTCCTGAGCCGACGGCTCGCGACGGTCTGA
- a CDS encoding STAS domain-containing protein — protein MSLSTREAGRSTVIAVRGEMDLDNAGELDEALAAAGRACPGAVVLDLAAVTFLDSTTINVVLRAHGVLGPRLRLAALSPFVERVLGLTGISDLLPVFPTVGEALEADAV, from the coding sequence ATGTCGCTGTCCACGCGCGAGGCCGGTCGGTCGACCGTCATCGCGGTCCGCGGCGAGATGGATCTCGACAACGCGGGCGAGCTCGACGAGGCCCTCGCGGCGGCGGGCCGGGCCTGCCCGGGTGCGGTGGTCCTCGACCTGGCCGCGGTGACCTTCCTGGACTCGACCACGATCAACGTCGTCCTGCGGGCCCATGGGGTGCTCGGCCCGCGGCTCCGGCTGGCCGCTCTCTCACCCTTCGTGGAGCGGGTGCTGGGCCTCACCGGCATCTCGGACCTGCTGCCGGTCTTCCCCACTGTGGGGGAGGCACTGGAGGCCGATGCGGTCTGA
- a CDS encoding PP2C family protein-serine/threonine phosphatase, whose translation MVGVGHPRGASVADRLPRTGERGAVPRQGSSDPRWALDATAVLLLVEDDAGDALLVREVLADSGLPMEVTWCKSLAEARVFLDASPYSVCVLLDLHLPDTHGLGAVRLVRDAAPDAAVVVLTGVAENEAGLAAVAEGAQDFLAKDGLDAEALSRAVRYALQRKQVERSGAELQASRLLARENARLERGLLPTPLLRGAGCQVASRYTPGRDHALLGGDFFDVVESEDGTVHAVIGDVSGHGAAEAALGVCLRVAWRAAVLSGCVGARQLELLEEIIGAERAADYIFATLTVLRIAKDRSRMSVIRAGHPGLLVSTSRGIELFEPAPGPALGLLPGRARWPETELPAHDISAVTLFTDGLFEGVVAPARRLGEEGLLAVARKHQALRGRPFVDAVVEDVAALTASHGGLADDVAVLHLATNGMS comes from the coding sequence ATGGTCGGCGTGGGTCACCCGAGGGGGGCGAGCGTGGCGGATCGCCTGCCGCGGACAGGTGAACGAGGCGCGGTGCCCCGGCAAGGGAGTTCGGATCCCCGCTGGGCCCTGGACGCCACCGCGGTACTGCTGCTGGTCGAGGACGACGCCGGAGACGCGCTGCTGGTGCGGGAGGTGCTGGCCGACAGCGGACTGCCGATGGAGGTCACCTGGTGCAAGTCCCTCGCCGAGGCACGTGTGTTCCTCGATGCCTCGCCGTACTCCGTGTGCGTCCTGCTGGACCTGCATCTGCCCGACACCCACGGACTCGGCGCGGTCCGGCTGGTGCGTGACGCCGCGCCCGACGCGGCCGTCGTGGTGCTCACCGGAGTCGCCGAGAACGAGGCCGGGCTCGCCGCGGTGGCCGAAGGAGCGCAGGACTTCCTCGCCAAGGACGGCCTGGACGCCGAGGCGCTCAGCCGCGCGGTCCGGTACGCCCTGCAGCGCAAGCAGGTGGAGCGTTCGGGCGCCGAACTCCAGGCGAGCCGGCTGCTGGCCCGGGAGAACGCGCGCCTGGAGCGCGGACTGCTGCCCACGCCCCTGCTGCGGGGCGCCGGTTGCCAGGTGGCGTCGCGTTACACCCCGGGACGGGACCACGCCCTGCTCGGCGGCGACTTCTTCGACGTCGTCGAGAGCGAGGACGGCACCGTGCACGCGGTGATCGGGGACGTCTCCGGCCACGGCGCGGCGGAGGCCGCGCTCGGCGTCTGTCTGCGGGTGGCCTGGCGGGCCGCCGTGCTCTCCGGATGCGTGGGCGCGCGCCAACTCGAGCTTCTGGAGGAGATCATCGGCGCCGAGCGCGCCGCGGACTACATCTTCGCCACCCTCACCGTCCTGCGGATCGCCAAGGACCGCAGCCGCATGAGCGTGATCCGCGCCGGACACCCGGGACTGCTCGTGAGCACCTCGCGCGGCATCGAGCTGTTCGAGCCGGCCCCAGGCCCCGCGCTCGGACTGCTGCCGGGCCGGGCCCGCTGGCCGGAGACCGAGCTGCCCGCGCACGACATCAGCGCCGTGACGCTGTTCACCGACGGCCTCTTCGAGGGCGTCGTGGCCCCGGCCCGGCGGCTCGGAGAGGAAGGACTGCTCGCGGTGGCGAGGAAACACCAGGCCCTGCGCGGGCGGCCGTTCGTCGACGCGGTGGTCGAGGACGTCGCCGCGCTGACCGCCTCCCACGGCGGACTCGCCGACGACGTGGCCGTCCTGCACCTGGCGACGAACGGAATGTCATGA
- a CDS encoding PP2C family protein-serine/threonine phosphatase, translated as MTSVNDVDRALRAAPPHALLDTLRPFLTDVWGAIDADLLLADYGMTVLQPVEEPGDPARAVSLHNSPESRAFGSQEPHEERPRNGERTRLHLPVSARGERLGILTVLLPPGTVDPAVTDELVQVADLLGHAIVVAERDTDVYRQARRVGRLTLAAEMQWELLPGRACAREEFAVGAQLEPAYAVRGDNFDWSSDAHRLTLSIINGMGDGIHASLLTHLAVGALRNARRAGLPVADQARLADQALYAQHHGDQHVSALLLSFDLTTGSALAVDAGSPRMWRRRGTAVERIELEAQLPLGMFEESDYVAQEFGVLPGDRLLVVSDGVYDALSPLGEVFGERALARAVSATALLPAADVPRAVLDELARYRVTEPLDDALIVCLDWSGRPVGTPSG; from the coding sequence GTGACCTCTGTGAACGACGTCGACAGAGCCCTGCGCGCGGCCCCGCCGCACGCACTGCTCGACACCCTGCGCCCCTTTCTGACGGATGTCTGGGGGGCGATCGACGCCGACCTGCTGCTGGCGGACTACGGGATGACCGTGCTTCAGCCGGTCGAGGAGCCCGGCGACCCCGCGCGTGCCGTGTCCCTGCACAACAGCCCCGAAAGCCGGGCCTTCGGCAGTCAGGAACCGCACGAGGAGCGCCCCCGGAACGGCGAGCGGACGCGTCTGCATCTGCCGGTCTCCGCCCGGGGCGAGCGCCTGGGCATCCTCACCGTCCTGCTGCCTCCGGGGACCGTGGACCCCGCGGTGACCGACGAACTGGTGCAGGTCGCCGATCTGCTGGGCCACGCGATCGTCGTGGCCGAACGGGACACCGACGTCTACCGGCAGGCCCGGCGGGTCGGCCGGCTGACGCTGGCCGCCGAAATGCAGTGGGAGCTGCTCCCGGGCCGGGCCTGTGCCCGCGAGGAGTTCGCCGTCGGCGCCCAGCTGGAGCCCGCGTACGCGGTGCGCGGGGACAACTTCGACTGGTCCTCGGACGCGCACCGGCTCACCCTGTCGATCATCAACGGGATGGGGGACGGCATCCACGCGTCCTTGCTGACCCACCTCGCCGTCGGCGCCCTGCGCAACGCCCGCCGCGCCGGGCTCCCGGTCGCCGACCAGGCCAGACTCGCCGACCAGGCCCTGTACGCGCAGCACCACGGCGACCAGCACGTGTCGGCGCTGCTGCTCTCCTTCGACCTCACCACCGGCAGCGCGCTCGCGGTGGACGCGGGCTCGCCCCGGATGTGGCGCCGACGGGGTACGGCCGTGGAGCGGATCGAGCTGGAGGCGCAGCTGCCGCTCGGCATGTTCGAGGAGTCCGACTACGTGGCACAGGAGTTCGGTGTCCTGCCCGGTGACCGGCTCCTGGTGGTGAGCGACGGTGTGTACGACGCCCTGTCCCCGCTGGGCGAGGTCTTCGGGGAGCGGGCACTGGCCCGTGCCGTGTCGGCCACCGCCCTGCTGCCCGCCGCCGACGTACCGCGCGCCGTCCTCGACGAGCTGGCCCGCTACCGCGTCACCGAGCCGCTGGACGACGCGCTGATCGTGTGTCTCGACTGGTCCGGCAGACCGGTCGGCACGCCGTCCGGCTGA
- a CDS encoding MarR family winged helix-turn-helix transcriptional regulator has protein sequence MTGHRVLGASKGRGRMDGQDPEVRDDIPPRERDNALLQAADRLAAAAEILVSVSARTAVAVDSRLSPPLLRALTLVGTDPGLTLAALAERAQISRSRASRVCDTLEEAGLLARSPRTEDRRGVGLSLTGRGRSALDRVREQRTAWIKDALLRMPESDLSGLLAALRSLGPSLAHGHPEHRPGTPVSPERSA, from the coding sequence ATGACCGGTCACCGAGTTCTCGGTGCGAGCAAGGGGCGCGGGCGGATGGACGGACAGGACCCCGAAGTACGGGACGACATACCGCCCCGGGAACGGGACAACGCCCTGCTCCAGGCCGCCGACCGGCTCGCCGCCGCGGCCGAGATCCTGGTCTCCGTGTCGGCGCGTACGGCGGTCGCGGTCGACAGCAGACTGTCGCCGCCGCTGCTGCGCGCCCTGACCCTGGTGGGCACGGATCCCGGTCTGACGCTCGCGGCGCTCGCCGAGCGGGCGCAGATCAGCCGCTCCCGGGCGAGCCGGGTGTGCGACACGCTCGAAGAAGCCGGACTGCTGGCCCGTTCGCCGCGCACCGAGGACCGCAGGGGCGTCGGCCTGAGTCTGACCGGCCGCGGCCGGTCCGCCCTCGACCGGGTGCGGGAACAGCGCACCGCCTGGATCAAGGACGCCCTGCTGCGCATGCCGGAGTCCGATCTGAGCGGGCTGCTGGCCGCGCTGCGGTCGCTCGGCCCATCGCTGGCGCACGGGCATCCGGAGCACAGGCCGGGGACACCCGTGTCGCCCGAGCGGTCCGCCTGA
- a CDS encoding response regulator translates to MSTPVEPIQVLLVEDDPGDELMTREAFEDNKIRNTLHVVRDGEEALDFLYRTNQHTGAPRPDLILLDLNLPKYDGRQVLERIKSDDDLAHIPVVVLTTSSAEEDILRSYKLHANAYVTKPVDLDQFISAVRQIDDFFVTVVKLPKTT, encoded by the coding sequence GTGAGCACCCCCGTCGAACCCATCCAGGTCCTGCTCGTCGAGGACGACCCCGGCGACGAGCTGATGACCCGCGAGGCGTTCGAGGACAACAAGATCCGCAATACCCTGCACGTGGTACGGGACGGCGAGGAGGCCCTCGACTTCCTCTACCGCACCAACCAGCACACCGGGGCACCGCGCCCCGACCTGATCCTCCTCGACCTCAACCTGCCCAAGTACGACGGGCGCCAGGTCCTGGAGCGGATCAAGTCCGACGACGATCTGGCCCACATCCCCGTCGTCGTCCTCACCACCTCCTCCGCCGAGGAGGACATCCTGCGCAGCTACAAACTGCACGCGAACGCCTATGTGACCAAGCCGGTCGACCTCGACCAGTTCATCTCCGCCGTCCGCCAGATCGACGACTTCTTCGTGACCGTGGTGAAGTTGCCCAAGACCACCTGA
- a CDS encoding ATP-dependent Clp protease proteolytic subunit has protein sequence MTPLITGRYPAHAPRAEEGDTPATRFDDHLAAQLLAQRIVLLGTQVDEVSANRVCAQLLVLSAEDPRTDISLYINSPGGSVTAGLAIYDTMRLIPNDVSTLAMGFAASMGQFLLSVGTQGKRYALPNARIMMHQPSAGIGGTTADIEIQAQNLEFTKKAIERITAEHTGQSEETISRDGDRDRWFTAEQAKEYGMVDRVVESLDDVRPAASRRRMGL, from the coding sequence ATGACTCCACTCATCACCGGCCGGTACCCGGCCCACGCGCCGCGAGCCGAGGAGGGCGACACCCCCGCGACCCGCTTCGACGACCATCTGGCCGCGCAGCTGCTCGCGCAGCGGATCGTCCTGCTCGGCACCCAGGTCGACGAGGTGTCCGCGAACCGGGTCTGCGCCCAGTTGCTCGTGCTGTCGGCGGAGGACCCGCGCACCGACATCAGCCTGTACATCAACAGCCCGGGCGGATCGGTGACCGCGGGGCTCGCGATCTACGACACCATGCGACTGATCCCCAATGACGTCTCGACCCTCGCCATGGGATTCGCCGCGAGCATGGGGCAGTTCCTGCTCAGCGTCGGCACGCAGGGCAAGCGTTACGCGCTGCCCAACGCACGGATCATGATGCACCAGCCGTCGGCGGGCATCGGCGGCACCACCGCCGACATCGAGATCCAGGCGCAGAACCTGGAGTTCACGAAGAAGGCCATCGAGCGGATCACCGCGGAGCACACCGGCCAGAGCGAGGAGACGATCTCCCGGGACGGCGACCGCGACCGCTGGTTCACGGCCGAACAGGCCAAGGAGTACGGCATGGTGGACCGGGTCGTGGAGTCGCTCGACGACGTCCGCCCGGCCGCGTCACGGCGACGGATGGGGCTCTGA
- a CDS encoding sensor histidine kinase: MTRTPNAPGPDPTANTPGDGKPTRVARLTVQGWIHVVLAANVLLVIVFAVSGGVLQARADDRTDLLTDRIQPARATAYQLETSLVDQETGVRGYVLSRDSGFLDPYASGVRDEKTFEARLAAQLADHTRIAADLKAAGRLSDSWRRDYAEPLIKAARTPGGAKAPSLEASKARFDAIRGQLATLQKDIQQLRDRTRASADDSRRSRNLLFLGMLAAFLASGVALTLLLHRIVGRPLRVLEAASVDVSGGAFERRIRLDGPRDLERVARAVEEMRRRIVEELSASQAREVLLERQAEELDTQTLELKRSNAELEQFAYVASHDLQEPLRKVASFCQLLEKRYGDQLDDRAKQYIDFAVDGAKRMQILINDLLTFSRVGRVGEAQVPVALDDVLDRALGNLSVVLEETGARVVREGPLPNVTGDTTTLTMLWQNLIGNAVKFRHPDRSPEIAVRCEAEPEEGQWRLVVRDNGIGIEPEFREKVFVIFQRLHGRDEYEGTGIGLAVCRKIVEHHGGAITLDGTAGAGTRVSFTLPMARTEPDPGEAVRPPEGAHT; encoded by the coding sequence ATGACCCGTACGCCGAACGCCCCGGGACCGGACCCTACGGCGAACACCCCCGGGGACGGAAAGCCCACACGCGTCGCGCGGCTGACCGTGCAGGGCTGGATCCATGTGGTGCTGGCCGCCAACGTGCTGCTGGTGATCGTCTTCGCCGTGTCCGGCGGGGTCCTCCAGGCCCGCGCCGACGACCGCACCGATCTGCTCACCGACCGCATCCAGCCGGCCCGTGCCACCGCCTACCAGCTGGAGACCTCGCTGGTGGACCAGGAGACGGGCGTACGCGGCTACGTACTGAGCAGGGACTCCGGTTTCCTCGATCCCTACGCGTCGGGAGTACGGGACGAGAAGACCTTCGAGGCCCGCCTGGCGGCGCAACTCGCCGACCACACCCGGATCGCCGCGGACCTGAAGGCGGCCGGGCGCCTCAGTGACTCCTGGCGCCGCGACTACGCCGAGCCGCTGATCAAGGCGGCCCGCACGCCCGGCGGCGCCAAAGCCCCCTCCCTGGAGGCGAGCAAGGCCAGATTCGACGCGATCCGGGGTCAACTCGCCACCCTGCAGAAGGACATCCAGCAGCTGCGCGACCGGACCCGCGCCTCGGCCGACGACAGCCGTCGGTCCCGCAACCTCCTCTTCCTCGGCATGCTCGCCGCCTTCCTGGCGAGCGGCGTCGCGCTGACCCTGCTGCTGCACCGGATCGTGGGGCGTCCCCTGCGGGTCCTGGAAGCGGCCTCGGTGGACGTCAGCGGCGGCGCGTTCGAGCGCAGGATCCGGCTCGACGGGCCGCGCGACCTGGAGAGGGTGGCCCGGGCCGTCGAGGAGATGCGCCGCCGCATCGTCGAGGAACTCTCCGCCTCCCAGGCCCGTGAGGTCCTTCTGGAGCGGCAAGCCGAGGAACTCGACACCCAGACCCTGGAACTGAAGCGCTCGAACGCGGAGCTGGAGCAGTTCGCCTACGTCGCCTCGCACGATCTGCAGGAACCCCTGCGCAAGGTCGCGTCCTTCTGCCAGCTCCTGGAGAAACGGTACGGCGACCAACTGGACGACCGGGCCAAGCAGTACATCGACTTCGCCGTCGACGGCGCCAAACGCATGCAGATCCTCATCAACGACCTGCTGACCTTCTCCCGCGTCGGCCGCGTCGGCGAGGCGCAGGTCCCCGTCGCGCTCGACGACGTACTGGACCGGGCACTCGGCAACCTCAGCGTGGTCCTGGAGGAGACGGGTGCGCGTGTCGTGCGTGAGGGGCCGCTGCCCAACGTGACGGGCGACACCACCACCCTCACCATGCTCTGGCAGAACCTGATCGGCAACGCCGTGAAGTTCCGCCACCCCGACCGGTCGCCCGAGATCGCCGTCCGCTGCGAGGCGGAGCCGGAGGAGGGACAGTGGCGGCTGGTCGTACGGGACAACGGCATAGGCATCGAACCCGAGTTCAGGGAGAAGGTCTTCGTCATCTTCCAGCGACTGCACGGCCGCGACGAGTACGAGGGCACGGGGATCGGCCTTGCCGTGTGCCGCAAGATCGTCGAGCATCACGGGGGTGCCATCACCCTGGACGGCACCGCCGGTGCGGGCACGCGCGTGTCCTTCACCCTGCCCATGGCGCGAACGGAACCCGACCCCGGGGAGGCAGTACGCCCACCCGAAGGAGCACACACGTGA
- a CDS encoding DinB family protein: MFVHPDDDPRSDGGFVGERDTLVGYLRDQRLTLEMKCAGLDAEAMARRSVEPSNMSLLGLVRHLAGVEQAWFRGVLAGQDAPRHYRSDGDPNGDFNGAVPDPEVVADAWDTWRSEVAFAERFVDEARDLDITGTHDDEPIALREVLVHLIEEYARHNGHADFLRERIDGRVGQ, translated from the coding sequence ATGTTCGTGCACCCGGACGACGATCCGCGCTCCGACGGGGGGTTCGTGGGGGAGCGGGACACGCTCGTCGGGTATCTGCGCGACCAGCGACTGACGCTGGAGATGAAGTGCGCCGGTCTGGACGCCGAGGCGATGGCCCGGCGTTCCGTCGAGCCCTCGAACATGTCGCTGCTCGGGCTGGTGCGTCATCTGGCGGGGGTCGAACAGGCCTGGTTCCGCGGGGTGCTGGCCGGCCAGGACGCGCCGCGGCACTACCGCTCGGACGGCGACCCGAACGGCGACTTCAACGGCGCGGTGCCCGACCCCGAGGTGGTGGCGGATGCCTGGGACACCTGGCGCTCCGAGGTGGCCTTCGCCGAGCGGTTCGTGGACGAGGCCCGCGACCTCGACATCACCGGCACTCACGACGACGAGCCGATCGCGCTGCGGGAAGTGCTGGTCCACCTGATCGAGGAGTACGCCCGGCACAACGGCCACGCTGACTTCCTGCGCGAGCGGATCGACGGGCGGGTCGGGCAGTGA
- a CDS encoding DUF5133 domain-containing protein, which yields MLMAHPAVLRNLVEQYVTLRTLHAEDGGTEVRRRMDDVAYTLCVSTGTRDVDAALVAARHRLPGARTMDDSVLAT from the coding sequence GTGCTGATGGCCCACCCCGCGGTACTGCGCAACCTCGTCGAGCAGTACGTCACCCTGCGCACGCTGCACGCCGAGGACGGCGGTACGGAAGTCCGGCGGCGCATGGACGACGTGGCCTACACGCTGTGCGTCTCGACCGGTACGAGGGACGTGGACGCGGCGCTCGTCGCGGCCCGCCACCGGCTGCCCGGAGCCCGCACGATGGACGACTCCGTCCTCGCCACCTGA
- a CDS encoding ATP-binding protein, giving the protein MIERLDGAVIPTGFDVPVEPLRRAAHYTGEPGCIAEARHFAELFLEQLRSEWCAEIGERATGDLLLVVSELVTNADRHSHGPYILELEGTDTSVTVIVYDSSAALPRRYPRDPERVGRHGLEIVHALATEVTVGRVPVGKCVKARLALRR; this is encoded by the coding sequence ATGATCGAGCGCTTGGACGGAGCGGTGATACCGACTGGGTTCGACGTGCCCGTGGAACCGCTTCGGCGGGCGGCGCACTACACCGGCGAGCCGGGGTGCATCGCCGAAGCGCGCCACTTCGCCGAGCTGTTCCTCGAACAGCTCCGTTCGGAGTGGTGTGCCGAGATCGGCGAGCGGGCCACCGGCGACCTCCTGCTGGTCGTCAGCGAGCTGGTCACCAACGCGGACCGGCACAGCCACGGGCCGTACATCCTGGAACTGGAGGGAACCGACACCTCCGTGACCGTCATCGTGTACGACAGCAGCGCCGCCCTGCCCCGGCGCTATCCGCGGGATCCCGAACGCGTGGGGCGGCACGGCCTGGAGATCGTGCACGCGCTCGCGACGGAGGTGACCGTCGGGCGGGTGCCGGTCGGAAAGTGCGTCAAGGCCCGGCTCGCCCTGCGCCGTTGA
- a CDS encoding helix-turn-helix domain-containing protein, whose protein sequence is MSNQAPNEARVIPLRPATAPAPVTGPAARPTDPVADAPQRPRPVLAPRQTPPAPRSREPLWRDLVGDVLRRERLAQERTLKDVADAARISMPYLSELERGRKEASSEVLAAAARALGLGLTDLLSLAQGELTRLAQVRPARRRTTSASHHDGMCLAA, encoded by the coding sequence GTGAGCAACCAAGCGCCGAACGAAGCCCGCGTCATTCCCCTCCGCCCGGCGACCGCACCGGCTCCGGTCACCGGCCCGGCGGCCCGTCCCACCGATCCCGTGGCCGACGCGCCCCAGCGGCCCCGCCCGGTCCTCGCGCCCCGGCAGACGCCACCGGCGCCCAGGAGCAGGGAGCCGCTGTGGCGCGACCTGGTGGGTGACGTCCTGCGGCGCGAGCGGCTCGCGCAGGAGCGGACGCTCAAGGACGTGGCCGACGCGGCCCGGATCTCGATGCCGTACCTCTCGGAGCTGGAGCGCGGCCGCAAGGAGGCCTCCTCCGAAGTCCTCGCGGCCGCCGCGCGCGCCCTGGGCCTCGGGCTCACCGATCTGCTCTCGCTGGCCCAGGGCGAACTCACCCGCCTCGCCCAGGTGCGGCCCGCCCGCCGCCGCACCACGTCGGCCTCGCACCACGACGGCATGTGCCTCGCCGCCTGA